One genomic segment of Profundibacter amoris includes these proteins:
- a CDS encoding helix-turn-helix domain-containing protein has product MPRLALTGSRIRAKRTETGMKQAALAKKVGISPAYLNLIEHNKRRIGGKLLLDMARELRVEASALSEGAEAALVATLRDAGSRIDSAELARVDDFAGRFPGWAGVMAAQHARIARLEHTVATLTDRLTHDPFLSTSLHEVLSTAAAIRSTASILAGGDAVEPEWQARFQRNLLEDAKRLAEGAGALVSYLDGAGDVESTLKSPQEELESYLEARGYHLPEVEAGEEVEAEGEVAAYLARYRADAVALPLAPFQAAVAEGLDPVQLAARFGVDPATVLRRLASLPEVDGQAPVGLVTCDASGALLFRKPVEGFPMPQFGAACPLWPLYQALLRPQVPIRAVVQQSGQDAPRFLTYAVAQPRVLTGFDGVQVIESVMLVIPENRAGDLGEGAQPVGTSCRICPRAGCAARREVSILAQEV; this is encoded by the coding sequence ATGCCGCGCCTTGCATTGACCGGAAGCCGGATACGGGCCAAGCGGACCGAGACGGGGATGAAACAGGCCGCTTTGGCCAAGAAAGTAGGGATTTCGCCTGCTTATCTGAACCTGATCGAACACAACAAACGCAGAATCGGCGGTAAACTGCTTCTGGATATGGCTCGGGAATTGCGGGTAGAAGCGTCCGCATTGTCTGAAGGAGCCGAGGCGGCACTGGTGGCCACCCTGCGTGATGCGGGCAGTCGGATCGATAGCGCAGAACTGGCGCGGGTGGATGATTTCGCGGGGCGGTTTCCGGGCTGGGCCGGGGTGATGGCGGCGCAGCACGCGCGGATTGCACGACTGGAACATACGGTGGCCACACTGACCGACCGTTTGACCCATGACCCGTTTCTGTCGACGTCCCTGCATGAAGTTTTGTCCACCGCTGCCGCCATCCGCTCAACCGCGTCTATTCTGGCCGGTGGGGATGCGGTCGAGCCGGAATGGCAAGCGCGGTTCCAGCGCAATCTGCTGGAAGATGCCAAACGGCTGGCCGAGGGGGCGGGTGCACTGGTGTCCTATCTGGACGGGGCGGGGGATGTGGAAAGCACATTGAAGTCGCCGCAGGAAGAACTTGAATCCTATCTGGAGGCACGGGGTTATCACCTGCCCGAGGTCGAGGCGGGGGAGGAGGTGGAAGCCGAAGGGGAGGTGGCCGCTTATCTGGCGCGCTATCGTGCGGATGCGGTTGCTTTGCCTTTGGCGCCGTTTCAGGCGGCCGTGGCCGAGGGGCTGGATCCGGTGCAACTGGCGGCGCGCTTCGGGGTTGATCCGGCCACAGTGCTGCGCCGGCTGGCCAGTTTGCCCGAGGTGGACGGGCAGGCGCCGGTAGGGTTGGTGACTTGTGATGCCTCGGGTGCCCTGCTGTTTCGTAAACCGGTCGAGGGGTTCCCGATGCCGCAATTCGGTGCGGCCTGTCCGTTGTGGCCGCTGTATCAGGCCTTGTTGCGCCCACAGGTGCCGATACGGGCGGTGGTGCAGCAATCCGGGCAGGATGCGCCACGGTTTCTGACCTATGCGGTGGCGCAGCCGCGGGTTTTGACGGGTTTTGACGGGGTGCAGGTCATCGAGTCGGTGATGTTGGTGATCCCTGAAAATCGGGCAGGGGATTTGGGCGAGGGCGCGCAGCCGGTGGGCACGTCCTGCCGGATATGTCCGCGCGCCGGTTGTGCCGCGCGACGCGAGGTATCAATTCTGGCGCAAGAGGTTTAA
- a CDS encoding response regulator transcription factor, with product MGRKVLLIEDEPNIIEAISFILKRDGWTVATHAEGTTALEAILRHAPDVVILDVMLPGRSGYDILQDLRGAEGGQDLPVLMLTARGQTKDREMAERLGASRFMTKPFSNKEVLAAIHELVQA from the coding sequence GTGGGCAGAAAAGTTCTTCTGATCGAAGACGAGCCGAACATCATCGAGGCGATCAGTTTCATACTGAAGCGCGATGGCTGGACTGTGGCGACCCATGCCGAGGGGACCACGGCGCTGGAGGCGATTCTGCGCCATGCGCCGGATGTGGTGATTCTGGATGTGATGCTGCCCGGGCGTTCGGGTTATGATATTTTGCAGGACTTGCGCGGTGCGGAGGGCGGGCAGGATTTGCCGGTGCTGATGCTGACCGCGCGCGGCCAGACCAAGGACCGCGAGATGGCCGAACGGTTGGGTGCCAGCCGGTTCATGACCAAGCCCTTTTCCAACAAGGAAGTGCTGGCCGCCATTCACGAGCTGGTGCAGGCGTGA
- a CDS encoding ATP-binding protein has protein sequence MLSFNTLIAVCLAYVVALFLIAFAADRRARQGKFGWLRSPLVYTLSLSIYCTAWTFYGAVGYAARSGLEFLTIYLGPTLVMVGWWWILRKLVRIGRSQRITSIADLISSRYGKSNLLGVIVTLMAVIGTTPYIALQLQSVTLSFAVFAGSAAPDKNATALWVAAGLALFTVLFGTRNLDANERHYGVVTAIAVEAVMKLFALLAVGVFVVWGVADGAADILARIDASPIAEWELKPGRWVSLIFLSAVAFLTLPRMFQVMVVENADERHLSTASWAFPLYLMLMSLFVVPIAVVGLDLMPAGSNPDLFVLTVPLSQGREGLAMLSFLGGFSSATSMVIVAAIALSTMVSNHIVMPIWLSVARQGATVSGDVRQVVLTARRVSIAVILALGYAYYRVSGGGAALAAIGLISFVGVAQFLPALLGGIFWRGATRMGAAAGLLTGFGLWAYTLFLPSFGGSVILSAELLAQGPFGIGWLRPQALFGVSGMDPLVHALFWSLTLNTIAFCVISLASFPRPQERLQGAQFVNVFDHNPNAQGWVSGMAEAEDLLVMAQRILGPEQAQGLFSREAARQGKAGYLPDTSPDFLQRLERELAGSVGAATGHAMIGQIVGGASVSVGDLMAVADETAQMMEYSSQLEAKSAELERTARQLREVNEKLTDLSVQKDAFLSQISHELRTPMTSIRAFSEIMREGGMTAEERGKYASIIHDETIRLTRLLDDLLDLSVLESGQVEMNMQTADLQDIIERSVTSAGGDGCLEINRDPTREQVALLTDPDRLSQVFINLIANACKYCDAEQPELRIRVRRKGSHVEVDFVDNGTGIPAKSQPLIFEKFSRLGDQRAAGGAGLGLAISREIMTNLGGSVIYLPGQGGAAFRVILPVNGATSTKSKP, from the coding sequence ATGCTGTCCTTCAACACCCTGATTGCGGTTTGTCTGGCCTATGTGGTGGCGCTGTTCCTGATTGCCTTTGCGGCGGACCGGCGGGCGCGGCAGGGCAAATTCGGCTGGCTGCGCTCGCCGCTGGTGTATACGCTTAGCCTGTCGATCTATTGCACCGCATGGACGTTTTACGGCGCGGTGGGCTATGCGGCGCGATCGGGGCTGGAATTTCTGACCATCTATCTGGGGCCGACACTTGTGATGGTTGGCTGGTGGTGGATATTGCGCAAACTGGTGCGGATCGGGCGTAGCCAGCGGATTACATCCATCGCCGATCTGATTTCATCCCGCTATGGCAAATCGAACTTGCTGGGGGTGATCGTCACCCTGATGGCGGTGATCGGCACCACGCCCTATATCGCGCTGCAATTGCAATCGGTCACCCTGTCATTCGCGGTGTTCGCGGGCAGTGCGGCACCGGATAAAAACGCAACCGCGCTATGGGTGGCCGCCGGTCTGGCGCTGTTTACCGTGCTGTTCGGCACCCGCAATCTGGACGCAAACGAGCGCCACTACGGCGTGGTCACCGCGATTGCCGTCGAGGCGGTGATGAAGCTGTTTGCCCTGCTGGCGGTTGGTGTGTTCGTGGTCTGGGGTGTGGCCGACGGGGCAGCCGATATTCTGGCGCGGATTGATGCCTCGCCGATTGCGGAGTGGGAGCTGAAGCCGGGCCGCTGGGTCAGCCTGATCTTTCTGTCGGCGGTGGCCTTCCTGACCCTGCCGCGAATGTTTCAGGTGATGGTGGTGGAAAACGCGGACGAACGCCACCTGTCCACCGCCAGCTGGGCCTTTCCGCTGTATCTGATGCTGATGAGCCTGTTTGTGGTGCCCATCGCCGTGGTCGGTCTGGACCTGATGCCCGCCGGATCGAACCCCGACCTGTTCGTGCTGACCGTGCCGCTGTCGCAGGGGCGCGAGGGATTGGCGATGCTGTCGTTCCTTGGCGGGTTTTCCAGCGCGACGTCAATGGTGATCGTGGCGGCGATTGCGCTGTCCACCATGGTATCAAATCACATCGTGATGCCAATCTGGCTAAGTGTGGCGCGGCAGGGGGCGACGGTTTCCGGTGACGTGCGTCAAGTGGTTTTGACAGCCCGGCGGGTATCGATCGCGGTGATTTTGGCGCTGGGCTATGCCTATTACCGCGTGTCGGGCGGCGGCGCGGCGCTGGCAGCGATCGGGTTGATTTCCTTTGTCGGTGTGGCACAGTTTTTGCCCGCGCTGCTGGGCGGGATTTTCTGGCGCGGCGCTACGCGGATGGGGGCTGCGGCGGGGCTGCTGACCGGTTTCGGTCTGTGGGCCTATACGCTGTTTTTGCCCAGTTTTGGCGGTTCGGTCATCCTGTCGGCGGAGCTGTTGGCGCAGGGGCCGTTCGGCATCGGCTGGCTGCGCCCGCAAGCCCTGTTTGGCGTTAGCGGCATGGACCCGCTGGTGCACGCGCTGTTCTGGAGCCTGACCCTGAACACCATCGCCTTTTGCGTTATCTCGCTGGCCAGCTTCCCGCGCCCGCAGGAACGTCTGCAAGGGGCGCAGTTTGTCAATGTGTTCGACCACAACCCGAACGCGCAGGGCTGGGTCAGCGGCATGGCCGAGGCCGAGGACCTGCTGGTGATGGCGCAACGGATACTGGGACCGGAGCAGGCGCAAGGCCTGTTTTCCCGCGAGGCGGCAAGGCAGGGCAAGGCGGGGTATCTGCCCGATACATCGCCCGATTTCCTGCAACGGCTGGAACGCGAATTGGCGGGGTCTGTCGGGGCGGCAACAGGCCATGCGATGATCGGGCAAATCGTTGGCGGCGCCAGTGTTTCGGTGGGCGATCTGATGGCGGTGGCCGATGAAACCGCGCAGATGATGGAGTATTCCAGCCAGCTGGAAGCCAAATCCGCCGAACTGGAACGCACCGCGCGACAATTGCGCGAGGTGAACGAGAAACTGACCGATCTGTCAGTGCAAAAAGATGCGTTTCTGAGCCAGATCAGCCATGAATTGCGCACGCCCATGACCTCGATCCGGGCGTTTTCCGAGATTATGCGCGAAGGCGGGATGACGGCGGAAGAACGGGGTAAATATGCCTCGATCATCCACGATGAAACCATCCGCCTGACCCGCCTGCTAGATGATCTGCTGGACCTGAGCGTGCTGGAAAGCGGGCAGGTCGAGATGAACATGCAAACGGCTGATTTACAGGATATAATCGAGCGCTCGGTGACATCGGCAGGTGGCGATGGCTGTTTGGAAATAAATCGTGATCCGACGCGCGAACAGGTGGCCCTGCTGACCGATCCGGACCGGCTGTCGCAGGTGTTCATCAACCTGATTGCCAATGCCTGCAAATATTGTGATGCCGAACAGCCGGAACTGCGGATCAGGGTGCGGCGCAAGGGCAGCCACGTCGAGGTGGATTTCGTTGACAACGGCACGGGGATACCGGCCAAAAGCCAGCCATTGATTTTCGAGAAATTCTCGCGGCTTGGGGATCAGCGGGCAGCGGGCGGGGCCGGTCTGGGGCTGGCAATCAGTCGCGAGATCATGACCAACCTTGGTGGCAGCGTGATTTACCTGCCGGGGCAGGGCGGGGCGGCATTTCGTGTGATATTGCCGGTGAACGGTGCGACGTCAACCAAATCTAAACCATAA
- a CDS encoding FliM/FliN family flagellar motor switch protein: MGETTQLTTLQRKAGAGRGESESAGMTPAKALRLALSKAAQDELSLALRVQGVTESRVNQPGLLDALSDDLLLLLLEGPQGGLGVGALDIQALAALIEVQTMGQVLKSPATQRRATATDSAMCAPLLDRVLQEFEGHLAGSSAERWTTGFRFGERVENTRLLGLRIDEADYRLFRIALDMADGAKQGEMLLALPADGGLNMNTAAEGGHNWAQTLQKTVQASHVDLLAVLHRMQIPLAKASAFKPGDLVPVPQSAIGAVQLEGVDGRIVGVARLGQQNGHRALRISDGAVSDTPAGGTDMANITSSVAPEPLMDGLGDTPLPDGDMPPEIPMMPMGVEGGDGLPDLPMAQMDNPPAEGIGDIGELPMAAMPMDLEIG; the protein is encoded by the coding sequence ATGGGCGAAACAACACAGCTTACCACATTACAACGCAAGGCCGGGGCAGGCCGCGGCGAAAGTGAATCGGCGGGGATGACACCGGCCAAGGCGCTGCGGCTGGCCCTGTCCAAGGCGGCACAGGATGAACTGTCGCTGGCGTTGCGGGTGCAGGGGGTGACGGAATCGCGGGTGAACCAGCCGGGGTTGCTGGATGCCTTGTCGGATGATCTGTTGCTGTTGTTGCTGGAGGGGCCGCAAGGGGGCCTTGGTGTTGGGGCACTGGACATTCAGGCGCTGGCCGCGCTGATCGAGGTGCAGACCATGGGGCAGGTGTTGAAATCACCCGCCACACAGCGTCGGGCCACCGCAACGGATAGCGCGATGTGTGCACCACTGCTGGATCGGGTTTTGCAGGAATTTGAAGGGCATCTGGCGGGCAGTTCTGCGGAACGCTGGACCACGGGGTTCAGGTTTGGTGAACGGGTGGAAAACACACGGTTGCTGGGCCTTCGGATCGACGAAGCAGATTACCGGCTGTTTCGCATTGCACTGGATATGGCCGACGGGGCAAAGCAGGGCGAAATGCTGCTGGCGCTGCCTGCGGATGGCGGCCTAAATATGAATACGGCTGCAGAGGGCGGACACAACTGGGCGCAGACGTTGCAAAAGACTGTGCAGGCCAGTCATGTCGACCTGCTTGCGGTCTTGCACCGGATGCAAATACCTTTGGCCAAGGCCAGCGCATTCAAACCCGGCGATCTGGTGCCGGTGCCACAAAGCGCGATTGGGGCTGTGCAGTTGGAAGGGGTCGACGGGCGAATTGTCGGGGTCGCACGATTAGGGCAGCAAAACGGGCACAGGGCGTTGCGGATTTCGGATGGGGCAGTATCGGATACACCTGCGGGTGGAACGGACATGGCCAATATCACATCCAGCGTCGCCCCGGAGCCTTTGATGGATGGTCTCGGTGATACCCCTCTGCCCGATGGGGATATGCCCCCGGAAATACCCATGATGCCCATGGGCGTCGAGGGGGGGGATGGATTGCCCGATCTGCCCATGGCCCAGATGGATAATCCACCCGCAGAGGGTATAGGCGACATTGGCGAATTGCCGATGGCGGCCATGCCGATGGATTTGGAAATTGGCTGA
- a CDS encoding TraR/DksA family transcriptional regulator has protein sequence MADISKRRAALNDRLKDLEARLLQIDEELDSHTTKDWEELAVEREEDEVLEGMGLSAQAEIRMIKAALHRMDEGEYGYCVECGDKISEERLDILPYTPFCAKCAAKHT, from the coding sequence ATGGCAGATATTTCGAAACGACGCGCCGCCCTGAATGACCGCTTGAAAGATTTGGAAGCCCGTCTTTTGCAAATTGACGAAGAGCTGGATTCGCATACCACAAAAGACTGGGAAGAACTGGCTGTCGAGCGCGAGGAAGACGAGGTTCTGGAAGGAATGGGCTTGTCAGCACAGGCGGAAATACGCATGATCAAAGCCGCATTGCACCGGATGGACGAGGGTGAATACGGATACTGTGTGGAATGCGGTGACAAGATTTCCGAAGAACGGCTTGATATACTTCCCTATACCCCGTTTTGTGCAAAATGTGCCGCAAAACATACATAG
- a CDS encoding DUF2312 domain-containing protein codes for MNETSSDTSYRVTADELRQFIERIERLDAEKKDLAEAQKEVMAEAKGRGYDTKVMRKLIALRKRDAQDIAEEEAVLEMYKEALGMS; via the coding sequence ATGAACGAGACCTCTTCCGATACCAGCTACCGCGTAACCGCCGATGAATTACGCCAGTTTATTGAACGCATCGAACGGCTGGACGCCGAGAAGAAAGACCTTGCCGAAGCGCAAAAAGAGGTGATGGCAGAAGCCAAGGGGCGTGGGTATGACACCAAGGTTATGCGCAAACTGATCGCGCTGCGCAAACGCGACGCACAGGACATCGCCGAGGAAGAGGCGGTTCTGGAGATGTATAAAGAAGCGCTGGGGATGAGCTAA
- a CDS encoding ABC transporter permease translates to MPARKPIWRPDPWSAGALLIAALVMMPIASVVWIAFHPAENIWPHLLATTLPRYLVNSLVMMLSVGVLAGLIGVGTAWLVAMYRFPGGRWLEWLLLLPLAIPAYIGAYALVDFLEYAGPVQTWLRGVFGWATSRDYWFPEIRSRSGAILVMALALYPYVYLLTRSAFREQSGNTYEVARALGAGPWKRFWRVGLPLVRPAIAAGMAIVMMETVSDFGTVEFFAVQTLTTGIFTTWLEANNAGGAAQIAGVVLLLVLLLVGLEKSSRRNQRFHEGARHKRPIVQIPLQGARGWLATLFCSLPFLGGFVLPVGVMLSHALRNTGYWSNPALGRALWNTVSVGGGAALVTVAAAVFLVYGVRLTGRRLPRLIMPFTTIGYAAPGAVLAVGILIPLAAIDNRLADFVEWATGVDIGLVLTGTGFAIVFAYSVRFFAIAQGAADGAMGRISPSLPMAARSLGRSAGGTLLTVYAPLIRGSLMTALLLVFVDSVKELPATLLLRPFNYNTLSTLVYEQASLENIGEASPAALLVIGVGMLAVLLLARGNRGA, encoded by the coding sequence ATGCCCGCGCGCAAGCCGATCTGGCGCCCCGATCCGTGGTCGGCAGGCGCGTTGCTGATTGCCGCGCTGGTGATGATGCCGATTGCTTCGGTGGTCTGGATTGCCTTCCATCCGGCCGAAAACATCTGGCCGCATCTGCTGGCCACAACCCTGCCGCGCTATCTGGTGAATTCGCTGGTGATGATGTTGTCGGTCGGGGTTCTGGCGGGGCTGATCGGGGTCGGAACGGCGTGGCTGGTGGCGATGTACCGCTTTCCCGGCGGGCGCTGGCTGGAGTGGCTGCTGCTGCTTCCGCTGGCTATTCCGGCCTATATCGGCGCCTATGCGCTGGTGGATTTTCTGGAATATGCCGGACCGGTGCAAACCTGGCTGCGCGGGGTGTTCGGCTGGGCCACATCGCGGGATTACTGGTTCCCCGAAATCCGCTCGCGTAGCGGGGCGATCCTTGTCATGGCATTGGCGCTTTACCCCTATGTCTATCTGCTGACGCGCAGTGCCTTTCGCGAGCAATCGGGCAATACTTACGAGGTCGCCCGTGCGCTGGGCGCCGGTCCGTGGAAACGGTTCTGGCGGGTGGGTCTGCCGCTGGTGCGTCCGGCGATTGCCGCGGGCATGGCGATTGTGATGATGGAAACGGTCAGCGATTTTGGCACGGTCGAGTTTTTCGCCGTGCAAACCCTGACCACCGGCATTTTCACCACATGGCTCGAGGCCAACAACGCCGGTGGTGCGGCCCAGATCGCGGGGGTTGTGCTGCTGCTGGTGTTGCTGCTGGTCGGGCTGGAAAAATCCAGCCGCCGCAACCAGCGCTTTCACGAGGGCGCGCGGCATAAACGCCCGATCGTGCAAATCCCGCTGCAAGGCGCGCGCGGCTGGCTTGCGACCCTGTTTTGCAGCTTGCCGTTTCTGGGCGGCTTTGTGTTGCCCGTCGGGGTGATGCTGTCACATGCGCTGCGCAATACCGGATACTGGTCCAATCCGGCGCTGGGGCGGGCCTTGTGGAACACGGTCAGCGTGGGCGGCGGGGCAGCATTGGTGACGGTCGCGGCGGCAGTGTTTCTGGTCTATGGCGTACGCCTGACCGGTCGCCGCCTGCCGCGTTTGATCATGCCGTTCACGACCATCGGCTATGCCGCGCCCGGTGCGGTGCTGGCGGTGGGTATTCTGATCCCGCTGGCCGCAATTGACAACAGGCTGGCGGATTTCGTGGAATGGGCAACCGGTGTGGACATCGGGCTGGTGCTGACCGGCACCGGTTTTGCCATCGTTTTCGCCTATTCGGTGCGGTTTTTTGCCATTGCCCAGGGGGCAGCGGATGGTGCAATGGGGCGGATTTCACCCAGCCTGCCAATGGCCGCCCGCTCGCTTGGCCGATCGGCCGGGGGTACATTGCTTACCGTTTATGCGCCACTTATCCGCGGCTCGCTGATGACGGCGCTGTTGCTGGTGTTTGTGGACAGCGTCAAGGAACTGCCCGCCACCTTGCTGCTGCGCCCGTTCAACTACAACACGCTCTCGACGCTGGTGTACGAGCAAGCCTCGCTTGAAAACATCGGCGAGGCCTCGCCGGCGGCTTTGCTGGTGATCGGGGTCGGGATGCTCGCGGTTTTACTGTTGGCGCGGGGCAACAGGGGGGCATAG
- a CDS encoding DNA cytosine methyltransferase: MARPIGIDLFSGAGGMSLGFEQAGFDVVAAVELDPVHAAVHKFNFPQCAIIPQSVTAVSGADIREAASIGDRTVDVVFGGAPCQGFSLIGQRALDDPRNALVQDFVRIVRELDATCFVFENVKGLTVGRHRKFLLELIEEFEALGYDVQKDWRVLNAADYGVPQDRQRLILMGVKHGHTLPVYPTVISKRPTCKDALGDLPDAESFEDLRRSDAVEAVFGQPSQYAKSLRGIGNDAWSYGYPRNWDADLLTSSARTEHTDISRRRFSETEQGRVEPISRFFKLPADGVSNTLRAGTDSARGAFTSPRPIHYAYDRCVTVREMARLHGFPDWFRFNATKWHGARQIGNAVPPPLARAVATSIIKALGVRRTRPTKPLDLGDETLLTMGNTAAAAHFGVANPIGRRDKKSGAKKRTQAEIELSNAFDGGVQLVESVAG; encoded by the coding sequence ATGGCACGACCGATAGGTATTGATCTGTTTTCAGGTGCAGGCGGCATGAGCTTGGGCTTCGAGCAGGCGGGTTTTGATGTCGTGGCGGCGGTTGAGCTTGATCCCGTCCATGCCGCTGTTCACAAATTCAATTTCCCGCAATGCGCTATCATTCCCCAATCTGTCACTGCCGTATCAGGCGCAGATATCCGCGAAGCCGCAAGCATCGGTGATCGCACCGTCGATGTAGTGTTCGGCGGAGCGCCTTGCCAAGGATTCTCGCTTATCGGCCAGCGGGCGCTTGACGACCCACGCAACGCACTTGTTCAAGACTTCGTTCGGATTGTTCGGGAACTGGACGCCACTTGCTTTGTATTTGAAAATGTCAAAGGGCTGACTGTTGGTAGGCATCGAAAATTTCTGCTCGAATTGATCGAAGAATTTGAAGCGCTTGGATACGACGTCCAAAAGGATTGGCGAGTGCTGAATGCCGCCGACTACGGTGTCCCTCAGGACCGCCAACGGCTAATATTGATGGGCGTGAAGCACGGCCACACCTTACCAGTTTATCCGACCGTGATCTCCAAGCGACCAACATGCAAAGATGCACTAGGTGATTTGCCGGATGCAGAGTCCTTTGAAGATTTACGCCGCTCTGATGCCGTTGAAGCGGTATTTGGGCAGCCAAGCCAATACGCAAAGTCTTTGCGCGGCATCGGGAATGATGCTTGGTCATACGGCTATCCCCGCAATTGGGATGCTGATTTGCTAACTTCCAGTGCGCGGACCGAACACACCGACATTTCTCGGCGACGTTTCAGTGAAACTGAGCAAGGTCGTGTTGAGCCAATTTCCCGCTTCTTCAAGCTACCCGCAGATGGTGTATCCAACACCCTGCGGGCTGGCACAGATTCCGCTCGTGGAGCCTTTACCAGTCCAAGGCCAATTCACTACGCATATGACCGCTGCGTGACCGTCCGCGAAATGGCGAGGTTGCACGGTTTTCCTGATTGGTTCCGTTTCAACGCTACGAAGTGGCACGGCGCACGCCAGATCGGCAATGCTGTGCCCCCACCTTTGGCGAGAGCAGTCGCGACCTCAATCATCAAGGCTCTAGGCGTCCGGCGTACACGCCCAACAAAACCTCTCGATCTTGGCGACGAGACGCTTTTGACAATGGGTAACACTGCCGCCGCCGCACACTTTGGCGTGGCAAACCCTATTGGGCGTCGAGACAAAAAGAGCGGTGCAAAGAAGCGGACTCAGGCCGAGATAGAATTGTCAAATGCCTTTGACGGCGGGGTGCAATTGGTAGAGAGCGTCGCTGGCTAA
- a CDS encoding terminase large subunit domain-containing protein encodes MAFDALIQWCEDLERKLDPSIRLAHWIGHEPDPWQIKAFETRTTEVALRVGRQAGKTSVLAARAVEELHIPESLTICVAPAERQAKIIAREIGRQLKRTDLVITRSTLTELEMSNGARVVALPSTSDTIRGYPSVSLLIIDECAFLQGDGGGEDLIAGVLPMLTSQGQVYFSSTPAGKNNYFARLFLDAKPGDGIQRIVVKGTDIPRLKEKVDRMRRTLSATKFRQEILVEMLSDGQAYFDLSIIENATSKESAICPKM; translated from the coding sequence ATGGCCTTTGATGCGCTCATACAATGGTGCGAGGATTTAGAGCGAAAACTCGATCCATCCATCCGACTTGCTCATTGGATCGGCCATGAGCCTGATCCTTGGCAGATCAAGGCGTTCGAAACGCGAACGACTGAGGTTGCGCTGCGCGTCGGTCGTCAGGCGGGCAAGACGTCGGTTCTCGCCGCGCGTGCCGTTGAGGAATTGCACATCCCGGAATCGTTGACCATCTGCGTTGCGCCAGCCGAACGGCAAGCGAAGATCATCGCCCGCGAGATTGGGCGGCAGTTGAAGCGCACGGATTTGGTGATCACGCGGTCAACGCTGACCGAACTCGAAATGTCGAATGGTGCGCGTGTCGTCGCGCTGCCGTCCACGTCGGACACCATTCGAGGCTATCCATCGGTTTCGCTGCTGATCATTGACGAGTGCGCATTCTTGCAAGGTGATGGAGGGGGCGAGGATTTGATTGCGGGCGTGCTGCCAATGCTGACGTCTCAGGGGCAGGTGTATTTCAGCAGCACGCCCGCCGGAAAGAACAACTATTTCGCGCGTCTGTTTCTGGACGCGAAACCCGGCGACGGCATCCAGCGGATCGTCGTCAAAGGCACAGACATTCCGCGACTGAAAGAAAAAGTCGACCGGATGCGTCGAACGCTGTCCGCAACGAAATTCAGACAAGAAATCTTGGTCGAAATGTTGAGCGACGGACAAGCCTATTTCGATCTTTCGATCATCGAAAACGCAACAAGCAAGGAAAGCGCGATATGCCCCAAGATGTAA